One Cucurbita pepo subsp. pepo cultivar mu-cu-16 chromosome LG20, ASM280686v2, whole genome shotgun sequence genomic window carries:
- the LOC111783612 gene encoding uncharacterized protein LOC111783612 codes for MGDNREIESWLFVKQVVGGRWFSVFTSFSIMIGCGSPYLFGTYSKLLKTKFDYNQTQLNTLGFAKDLVSNLGVFARLFAEVAPPWMPFVVGISSNFFSYVMIWLSVSNYVLKPHLSLMFVYIYITSNSQNFLNTAVMASYASGVVVIVVLIFLPLLIAIKEELFLFKLGKQTMNLSVVVSIPPEQLQKISKTSLPRVSNVSKEPQRGEDFSILQALLSKDMAPIFITTVSACGSSVAAIDNLGQIAESLKYPNHSISIFVSWISIFNFFGRVFSGFISETLMTKYKLPHPFLFGLSQLFTCTGLLSIAFPYINSGYVASLIIGFGLGAQTPLIFAIISDLFSLKHYSTLLNCGQLTVPLGSYIMNVEVIGRFYDAEATKIGNVKNGKGLTCTGTHCFSESFMILAAVTLFGAVASFVLAYRTRDFYKGDVYKKYRDNIEVTQSNMELYSSDDKNNEYKKKTDDRK; via the exons ATGGGCGACAACCGTGAAATAGAAAGTTGGCTATTTGTGAAACAAGTTGTTGGAGGACGATGGTTTTCAGTGTTCACCTCTTTTTCGATCATGATCGGTTGTGGTTCACCTTACTTGTTCGGAACATACTCCAAActcttaaaaacaaaatttgactacAATCAAACCCAACTTAATACCTTGGGATTCGCTAAAGATCTCGTCTCCAACCTCGGAGTTTTTGCCAGGCTTTTCGCCGAGGTGGCTCCTCCGTGGATGCCTTTCGTTGTGGGGATATCCTCCAATTTCTTCAGCTACGTTATGATTTGGCTCTCCGTTTCTAACTACGTCCTAAAACCCCATTTATCGCTAATGTTTGTTTACATCTATATTACTTCTAATTCACAGAACTTCCTCAACACGGCCGTTATG GCTAGCTATGCCAGTGGCGTCGTGGTCATCGTCGTCTTAATCTTTCTGCCTCTTCTGATAGCTATTAAAGAAGaactttttctcttcaaactcgGTAAACAAACCATGAATCTTTCGGTTGTTGTTTCGATTCCCCCTGAACAACTtcagaaaatttcaaaaacttctTTGCCGAGGGTCTCAAATGTATCTAAGGAGCCGCAAAGAGGAGAAGATTTCAGCATCTTGCAAGCTCTTCTAAGCAAAGACATGGCTCCTATTTTCATAACAACGGTGTCTGCATGTGGGTCGTCCGTTGCAGCCATTGACAATCTTGGGCAAATCGCCGAGTCACTTAAATATCCAAATCATTCCATAAGTATTTTCGTTTCATGGATTTccatattcaatttttttggtcGGGTCTTCTCCGGTTTCATCTCTGAAACCCTTATGACCAAATACAAATTACCTCACCCTTTCCTGTTCGGTCTTTCCCAACTTTTCACCTGCACCGGCTTGCTCTCCATCGCATTCCCTTATATAAATTCAGGCTATGTAGCTTCGTTGATCATTGGGTTTGGCCTTGGAGCCCAAACTCCATTGATATTCGCCATAATCTCTGATCTCTTCAGCCTCAAACATTACTCAACACTGCTCAACTGTGGGCAACTGACTGTCCCACTTGGATCTTATATAATGAACGTGGAAGTAATAGGGAGGTTTTACGATGCAGAAGCCACTAAAATTGGAAATGTGAAGAACGGGAAGGGCCTCACTTGCACTGGAACTCATTGCTTTAGTGAATCGTTCATGATTTTGGCTGCAGTGACTTTGTTTGGAGCGGTGGCTTCGTTTGTGCTAGCTTATAGAACTCGAGACTTCTATAAAGGCGatgtttataagaaatacaGAGATAACATAGAGGTTACGCAGTCGAATATGGAATTATATTCTTCCGATGATAAGAACAATgagtacaaaaagaaaactgatGATCGAAAGTAA